Proteins encoded in a region of the Canis lupus dingo isolate Sandy chromosome 17, ASM325472v2, whole genome shotgun sequence genome:
- the CTSK gene encoding cathepsin K isoform X2, with product MWGLEVLLLLPMASFALYPEEILDTQWDLWKKTYRKQYNSKVDELSRRLIWEKNLKHISIHNLEASLGVHTYELAMNHLGDMTSEEVVQKMTGLKVPPSHSRSNDTLYIPDWESRAPDSVDYRKKGYVTPVKNQGQCGSCWAFSSVGALEGQLKKKTGKLLNLSPQNLVDCVSENDGCGGGYMTNAFQYVQKNRGIDSEDAYPYVGQDESCMYNPTGKAAKCRGYREIPEGNEKALKRAVARVGPISVAIDASLTSFQFYSKGVYYDENCNSDNLNHAVLAVGYGIQKGNKHWIIKNSWGENWGNKGYILMARNKNNACGIANLASFPKM from the exons ATGTGGGGGCTTGAGGTTCTACTGCTGCTGCCCATGGCAAGCTTTGCTCTATATCCTGAGGAGATACTGGACACCCAATGGGACCTTTGGAAGAAGACCTACAGGAAGCAGTATAATAGCAAG GTGGATGAACTCTCTCGGCgtttaatttgggaaaaaaactTGAAGCATATTTCTATCCATAATCTTGAAGCCTCTCTTGGTGTCCATACATATGAACTGGCCATGAACCACTTGGGTGACATG ACCAGTGAAGAGGTGGTTCAGAAGATGACTGGACTCAAAGTACCCCCCTCTCACTCCCGCAGTAATGATACTCTCTATATCCCAGACTGGGAAAGCAGAGCCCCAGACTCCGTTGATTATCGAAAGAAAGGATATGTTACTCCTGTCAAGAACCag GGTCAGTGTGGTTCCTGTTGGGCTTTTAGCTCTGTGGGTGCCCTGGAGGGCCAACTCAAGAAGAAAACTGGCAAACTCTTAAATCTGAGTCCCCAGAACCTGGTGGACTGTGTCTCTGAGAATGATGGCTGTGGAGGAGGCTACATGACCAATGCCTTCCAGTATGTGCAGAAGAACCGGGGCATTGACTCTGAAGATGCCTACCCATATGTGGGACAG GATGAAAGCTGTATGTACAACCCAACAGGCAAGGCAGCTAAGTGCAGAGGGTACAGAGAGATCCCTGAGGGGAATGAGAAAGCCCTGAAGAGGGCAGTGGCCCGAGTGGGACCCATCTCTGTGGCCATTGATGCAAGCCTGACCTCTTTCCAGTTTTACAGCAAAG GTGTGTACTACGATGAAAACTGTAATAGCGATAATCTGAACCATGCAGTTTTGGCAGTGGGATATGGCATCCAGAAAGGAAACAAGCACTGGATAATTAAAAACAG CTGGGGAGAAAACTGGGGAAACAAAGGCTATATCCTCATGGCTCGGAATAAGAACAACGCTTGCGGCATTGCCAACCTGGCCAGCTTCCCCAAGATGTGA
- the CTSK gene encoding cathepsin K isoform X1: protein MWGLEVLLLLPMASFALYPEEILDTQWDLWKKTYRKQYNSKVDELSRRLIWEKNLKHISIHNLEASLGVHTYELAMNHLGDMTSEEVVQKMTGLKVPPSHSRSNDTLYIPDWESRAPDSVDYRKKGYVTPVKNQGQCGSCWAFSSVGALEGQLKKKTGKLLNLSPQNLVDCVSENDGCGGGYMTNAFQYVQKNRGIDSEDAYPYVGQPPFFQDESCMYNPTGKAAKCRGYREIPEGNEKALKRAVARVGPISVAIDASLTSFQFYSKGVYYDENCNSDNLNHAVLAVGYGIQKGNKHWIIKNSWGENWGNKGYILMARNKNNACGIANLASFPKM from the exons ATGTGGGGGCTTGAGGTTCTACTGCTGCTGCCCATGGCAAGCTTTGCTCTATATCCTGAGGAGATACTGGACACCCAATGGGACCTTTGGAAGAAGACCTACAGGAAGCAGTATAATAGCAAG GTGGATGAACTCTCTCGGCgtttaatttgggaaaaaaactTGAAGCATATTTCTATCCATAATCTTGAAGCCTCTCTTGGTGTCCATACATATGAACTGGCCATGAACCACTTGGGTGACATG ACCAGTGAAGAGGTGGTTCAGAAGATGACTGGACTCAAAGTACCCCCCTCTCACTCCCGCAGTAATGATACTCTCTATATCCCAGACTGGGAAAGCAGAGCCCCAGACTCCGTTGATTATCGAAAGAAAGGATATGTTACTCCTGTCAAGAACCag GGTCAGTGTGGTTCCTGTTGGGCTTTTAGCTCTGTGGGTGCCCTGGAGGGCCAACTCAAGAAGAAAACTGGCAAACTCTTAAATCTGAGTCCCCAGAACCTGGTGGACTGTGTCTCTGAGAATGATGGCTGTGGAGGAGGCTACATGACCAATGCCTTCCAGTATGTGCAGAAGAACCGGGGCATTGACTCTGAAGATGCCTACCCATATGTGGGACAG CCTCCTTTTTTCCAGGATGAAAGCTGTATGTACAACCCAACAGGCAAGGCAGCTAAGTGCAGAGGGTACAGAGAGATCCCTGAGGGGAATGAGAAAGCCCTGAAGAGGGCAGTGGCCCGAGTGGGACCCATCTCTGTGGCCATTGATGCAAGCCTGACCTCTTTCCAGTTTTACAGCAAAG GTGTGTACTACGATGAAAACTGTAATAGCGATAATCTGAACCATGCAGTTTTGGCAGTGGGATATGGCATCCAGAAAGGAAACAAGCACTGGATAATTAAAAACAG CTGGGGAGAAAACTGGGGAAACAAAGGCTATATCCTCATGGCTCGGAATAAGAACAACGCTTGCGGCATTGCCAACCTGGCCAGCTTCCCCAAGATGTGA